Within Planococcus citri chromosome 2, ihPlaCitr1.1, whole genome shotgun sequence, the genomic segment tttttaaaaaattctttaaaaacatttttgaagaaattcttgattttttggcaaaattttaacccattttgataggttacatgacactttttcaaaaatcacgaaaaccATCAACATAATCAcgagttcaaaattcttcaaaagtactcgaaaacatttttgttaaaattattgaaatttttcaaaaattttgataggttgttagtatcacactttttcaaaatcacagaaacttatgactcaattttgagctgaaagtgctcaaaaagcattttcattggaaataatcgatttttttgtaaaatttcaactcattttgataaattgcaccacatttcttcaaaaattccaaaaaccatGACCCAATCTTgatctcaaaattcttcaaaaatgctcaaaaaacaaactgaattttttgagctgCAATAATTCCAACTAACTGAACACTCAGCAGGTCTCCTTCTCTTCTCACATCATTATGCCATCACTGATtccacaatttcaattttttctttcccaGGAATCATCAAAACCCAATTAGAAAACTGGCCCGAAACCTCGGATCAAACCACAGCCGAATCGGAACAAGCGGAGAACGATCAAGCTGACGATGAAAACGATAACGTCTCAGAGTCTGGAACAATTGATCTAAGAAGAGAAACCTTATCAGCAGCAGACGAGCAAGAAAATCAAACTGCCGATGAAGTCCTGCAACAAATGGATGCCGAGATTGACGCTTACAAgactgatgatgatgattttgaagACGAGAGTAAAGACTTGAATGAACCCAATAACGATGAAAATGAGGCTAGTGATAGGCGAAATGACCTCGACACTGATTCAATTCGTGATACCGATAATATTGCCGAATCAGATACAACTAGAGCCAATGAAGGATCAGATGATAGACCTGGTTCTGCAAATGAAGAAGGTAATTCTACAACACAACCTGCTGATGATGCAGATGAACCTACAGTTACTGCCACTGAAGTCATCATGGAACAAGGTGATACAAATGATGCTGACAAAAATGAACCTGATGAACAAAATGAATCCGTCAGAGTTAGAAGAAGTATAGAGGAAAACCAAGCCACCGATTCTGAAACTGCCCAGACCAATCAAGAAGTTCCTAATGACTCGCAGTCTGCTGACACAAATGATGAACAAACTGATACCAAGCGAGATCAACCATCTGTGATTATTTCTGAGCATAATGACGAAGATTCAAATCCAACAAATAATGATGAATCAGCAGAACCACCAAAATCAACTGCTGAAGAACCTACAGAACCTACCAATAGAGATTCTGCAGAGTCAACAAACACCAATGGTACACCATTAGACAATGCAAGTGCTGATTCTAATCAGAATAATGATGATCAATCACCTGAAACTAATAATGAAACAGTTCAATCATCAGAAGATGCCTCATCAGCCGCTTCTGGAACCACGACAATTGCAACTTTGAACTCATCTGTTCTTGATCCACCAGTCAATGACTCAAATCCTGAACACGACATTGCAGTAACTGAACTGAACAGTGATGGAACTGAATCTGCAACTGCATCTGCAAATGACCAACCAACTGTAACAATTCCAACTTTGAACGCATCTGTTCTTGATCCACCGGTCAATGACTCAAATCCAGCAGATGATAGTTCAACATCAGATAGAAATGCAGATGCTGAGACATCATCAGAAAATATCCCTCCAACTACTTCTGAGAGTAATCAAGATACATTGGTAATTCCAACTATGAACATGTCTGTTCTTGATCCACCAGTCAATGATTCAAATGATCAAGCTTCTGAACAAGAACCTACTACTGAAAATTCTGCAAATGACGATAACCAGAATGAGAACAATGGTGCTACCAATTCTCCTGATGAAAATCAGAATGCAGGGAACAATCCTGATGATGGTGCAAACAACAATAACCAAATTTCTGATTCCAATGAAGGACAAACCAATCAAAATGATCAGGTTTCCACACAGCCATCAAGTGATCCCGATACCACAAATAATCAATCATCAGAAACACCCATTGAAAAAGACCCTGCATCTACAAATGAAGATGACAAGGATGTAGTTGCTGTTCTGCCACCTTCTGCTGAATCACCTTCAGAGAATCAAGTTGATTCATCAAGGAATCTCGATGATCAACCTGCTGACTCATCAATACCTGCATCTACAGAACCAGATACTACATCTGACAACACGGCTTCTCAAGATGATCCCAATCAAAACACGACTGACAAAGACAATATTTCAGAACAAAGTTCTTCAGCAACCACTAAAGCAGATACAGAAAGCGTTGAAAACAACGAATTACAAAGCAATACCACTACTTCTGCAGATTCTACAACCTCGACAGAACGTCAACAAAATCAATCCGATGATGATGGATCTTCACAAGACTCTGAGAAACCTTTAAACACGGGAAATAATACCTCTGCAAATGACAATCCAGACCAATCCAATGATGGTGCTTCTGCAGGTGAAGCTGATGAACCGAAACAAGATTCTGAAAATGAATCTGTAAATTCAGCTGCAGATTCCCTCAATGTATCAGAAACTGCTACAGCTGATGCAACATCTTTGGACAGAGACAGTTCAAAATCACCAGACAATGACTCTTCAAATCAAATTGACAACGATGTGAGGAACAATAACGAACCTGAAACTCAAGGAAATGATAAACTTATCGAAACCAATAACAACGACTCGACCATCCAGTCGAAAAATCCTACCACGATTGTACAAAATGGCAGCATCATAACGAATAGATGATGTAAGATGTACACCGAGACACTTCTACTAAATTATACGATTAATTTTAAGTTAAATGAGGTAACATCCTAGTAAATATCAACACCATCACCTTATTCATAAGGGTTTAATATTTTACCAGACTTGGAAGTCTCACTGCGATATTTTTATGAAGCAGAGTACAAGATGAGTGTATCTTTGGCAAGCTAAGCATTCTGACTGGCCATCAGAATAAGATCAGTCAGACTTTCtcgaagtctttttttttcaaatcaaaaagaaCGTGTAAATTAGGTAAAGACTGGTGCAGTTTCCTGTTCAACTTCGAACTGTTACTCAGGAGATTTCAATGCATCGTTATACGTATAACTGCACCCTAAAACAAGTGTAATTTATtttgctccttttttttttcgttcccgGGAAACCATATTGTAAActataaataaattgatttttcatttatcatgtttttatgaaaaaagccGAGTTGCGaatctgaaatttaaataaaatactcatttaGATGCGGTTAGATACGGTTTGGCGTCAAATTAACGTGTATTCTGTGACTCGACCAGGGGGAGCATTAAGAAAAGTTACGCTCCAAGCGAGGGACAGGGACCACGCATTGATAGATTGTTAATACTGATGACGGATCTAAAAGCGTATAcacagagagagaaaaaaaaggcaacgaAGGGAGACACCGACGACGAGCCACGCGAGTTTTGGGAATGTAGACAAGTGTTTTTAAAGAGAGTCGCGTATTAAACGAATGTAATTGTTCCTTGTTTATCATTAGAATGTCGGCGAACTAAAAGAGAAAACATAAATCGGTACCAAAATGTTCATCCAGCAGGGTTGTGCACTTGCGTGTTTATTCAGGCGTACTTTTCACCTTACATTACTTTATCGAGTTCCTACCCCTCACCGCCGATCCATTCTTTTCACTCGATATACGATTCCTTTTCATTATCATTGTTGTCACTTGTACAAATATATCTGCTTTTGGGACATCATCATTCGAAGGATACACAGAGTAGGAAATTCGTGCGGATGAATCcttccttccttttttttttttttttttggcagattttgcaaTAGATGGGCATAGTGTCAGTTCAGATGATCAATTTAATTGGGAATTAAAGATTTTGAGGAGATGTCAAAtgtgaagagaaaaaaatgagacctgGATTCTTGACAAATATTCTCCAACAATTTTGGCCTCAACTCAAAAAACTTGGAGTAATTATTTaatatctatcaaaaaattacttcaacttcGACTTTTATTTGTCCATAACCAAATTTGATTCTGGagcccctggagaaattgaaaaatcgcgctggaggctccagaattgctggaaatggcgacattcgccctcgtgggcttagttcatgacaaaatactgcgattagcgccaattttgaaaattttctcgtaaacgggaaatttttggtttttgtatattttcattttgaaaaaaagctggtcaaaaaaccactcttgaggtgtctcctacagaatcggctgaaatgtggatacattcgttaaacaggtcaagtatgacacacaactcgattttcagctgcccaacttcatactcacgtcttctggagcaaatttaaaattctggagaaattgaaaaatcgcgctggaggctccagaatggctggaaattgcaaaatttggatttggggggttaatatcagttttaggacttattttgaacatttttactgatcaagtatacatactttttttaaaaaagcataaatcaccaaaatagtcaattttggattttcaaaaattcgccaaaaatcgaaaaatgaacttgggcaactgaaaatttggatttgggggttttagaacatgctctttccaaaaatcgcggtcccgttcaaatcggaggcgaacACCTCAGGAGGTTCCCTTGCAAGAAATCAATTTCCTAcgatcacatttttttgaaaaaaaaatgcatcaaaacattaaaaacaaattacacTTCCAACAACTCGCCTCCTCTAGTAAAACACTCTGCAGATTTGCGAAGGGTCCAAGAGTCTAGCTCGCGGTAGACCTCTCCTCTCgtttattttccaaatacaTTCGAACTCTCGTTTACATTAGAGATTAAAACCTCGACGTGCAAGTCCATAATACACACATATCCTACAGCAGAACACCCGTACTGGTATATATTTGACCatctcgatgatgatgatggggCACACACGCAGACAATTTCCGCGTTTGATTTTTCTCTTATATACTTAGAGCACGATTCGATGTTTCAGCtgcgttttgaaatttaatccgGATTAGTAACCCTTTGCGTAGCGGCGCTTTTTTTATCCAACTTTTCGAGTCTATATAATACGGGTAGTGGTACATAGTATTGGCTAGGCGAAACTTTTCATTACACCTTTTTAATACACAAGTTGTACGTCGAGTTATAATCATCGCAGGGTGACGACATATCGGAGGATTGCAGATTACGTCTTGGAACGACGATATAAATACAACGTACGATTGACAATCGTACAGTTTTTTAAACCATGGTTTTCATAAGCGAACGAGGATTAGattgggggtaaaaaaaaagggtgaTGGGTGGTTTTTTCCTAGTACGTATATAAtcaggtttaaaaattttcctagtGTAGTTTTAATTAGGTTAGTGGTGCGTACAAAAGTTTTCAGGGGAGGGAACAGTATGTTGAAGGATATTATTTCAGCGTTCTATTTTATAGTGTTCCATTGTAAAACCTATATACGCAACATGCAGAGAAAGaagattttgcaaaatttctgtgttttaaattttaaatggtaagTACAAAGATATTTCCTAAAGccataattttttcgagtttttctctcaaaatcatttttctacCTTCGAGTAATTTGACCCAGAGAATTATTTAACTGAAAATTCGTTGatcaatttgatatttttaagaaaagagGAGAGAGTAATACACGTCtcagaaaattgcattttccaAGTGTTTGGACATTCATTAAAGTtacccatgaaaaaaataccaaaactattaaaactaaaaattcgaTCCAGAAAATGAGAggaataaccccccccccctcccaccctaaaaaaattgggtcaaaattcaaaaaccaaagtGTGATTTATGAATTACCTATTGACGTGTTTCCGAAGTTGTTGAACTCGAATATGATCTTAGTTTTTTATTGGATGCCATTCATCACCccaagtctcactttttgcttgaaattgcTAAATCTATCTTTTTGTtacccaaaatgacaaaaaaatctcatttttttaaaatcaaaaagttgcaaaatagttcgaattttttgacaaaagctaaatgatggttttttttaaaaaaattgaagcgtgAAATAATTTTACAAGTTCGACTAAATCTCTTGTAAATGCCCTCTCCTCATCTACTCTTCTATAAGCATCTCCTTCAATGAGCAAACCAATAGTCCTTTTTCAGTTGCTAGAAAAATGCGAGgggattttgtaaaaaaaaaaagaagaaaaaacagctAAACTGAAAGACCAGACTTTGATCCGCTGTTCGAATAAATATGGAATGGCTTTTGGATATTTCTAACGTGaagtggaggggggggggggtgtcaaaagaaaaatgttgaaaataatcttcTAAATTGGAAACGAAAATATACAGTAGCCCACATAAGTATAAGAAATTGTACGTTTCGCATCAAATACTATTTGCCAGATTAGAATTCAAATGTACAGGTATCTCCCCTCCTCCTTGAGAAAAAACTTCAACTCACCTTTTTCCAATATCTGGAAAGCACAGATGAACTGGATTCATCCCAATTTACTGGATCACAAAAAGACAGCTCCATGAACTGGATTCTCCACGAATTGGATTTTACTGGACGATCCAAGTAGGCGGTCAAAAAATACGACAGGTTCATCACAGGCGAAAATTTATACATGAGGAACTAGAGCTCCCATTGAAGCACGTGCGACACCACAGAAAACGAATGAGATTGATATATTTCGCGATACAACACTAAAAATGCACGTCTTCTTTTAGGGGTTAAGGCACCTAAAAGAAGCGCATTTGTGACGTTCATACGATATTTTACCTTTAATTAGGATATATCCATTCTTGGAAATTTACAATGTACGACGAGTCACCTAAGTAGGTTTTGCGTatttatgaacaaaattttgtggaacCGATCGTGCACTATCggtaaactgaaattttgttcatgaTACGCCAAACCTACTTAGGTGACTCGTATTGATGTAAATTGCTGAGAATGGATATTTTCCTAATTAAAGGTAAAATATAATCATCACACACATGACCACTTCACTTCACTTCACTTCACTTCACTTCACTTCACTTCACTTCACATTACATTACTTACTTCACATCACTCTATAAGGAGCTGCAGATCGCGACTTATCTATAATAACGAAATCATCGAAACACCAAAATTTACTCTCGCGACACAAACCAGAACTTTTCACAAAtctgtaacaaaaaacaaaaaacaaaaaaaacaaaaaaacaaaattagtacctatctaatgataataataaataataaatactgTACATAGTTAATTTACACATGGAAATTATTGTAGGTGAGAAGAATAAAGTACAGATTCTGATTAAAATTAGATTACAAAAAACAGCTAAGTGAGGGCAATtcagtgaaatgaaaaaaaattcccgcCCAAAAACGTTTTTAGCACTATCGGAGAGCCTATTTTTTCAGTAAGAATCTTCGTACATCGTCGCAAAAAAGATTCTCCACAAATGGTGAAATAAATTTATCCTTTTGCACTGCAGAGACCAGCTAGGAACATTTCCAAGAAAACGATCTaaaatgagctcaaaattcttccacAAGTATACAGATTTTCACGAAATACCCCTCCCCTTCCTTACATCAAATTGGActaaaattttcctatttctAACCACAAGATGtcctacaaaattccaaaatgaaaaagcaggacttctggcaagacatttttcaaacactttacgactggggggaggggagaggaaaaGTTGTCAATTATGGTATTCGTTCTTTTGAATGTCTTTGGATACCTATTCTAAGGGTATCAAAGCGAACttttttcacgactttttttagcaccccccccccccctactaattttttaatgaagaaaatcaGGTTATCCGATGACGTTTacatttatttgcattttttttttcaatttcaacagttCACACTTGacataaaaaatgtatgaattgACAGCATTTACtgtcaagaaatatgaaaaaaattgaaaacttcgatagtttaattcaataaaaaaaaacatccttaatccaaaattgatgatccaaaatcagaaattcgcatatttttttcgtgtttttcgagttcctttttaatttttgatctttggaaattcaaattcaaaaacagaaGAGAACATTATATTGCCAAGTGAATCGAaggggcaaaatttttggatccaattttaatttgagaagtcaccaaaataatgattttcaacataagaagtttcaacgcaaaattttggtgtttttggatgatttcgaataaaatttcgaaCCTTGATTCGTGGTGCATGGTAAAACTTTGCAACCTTTTCTCGctattttcagcgaatttttggcgattaatgataaaaattcagacttttttgcaactttggcaattttagagACAtcatagttatttttttttcgaaaattaacgttcaaaaaaattaaacaacgaAGAGTTTTTTAGTTAAAGTTTCCCTTCATTTTTatgttggatttttaaaacaaattctaTCATAGGTGTAGTTAGGTACTTAAGATTAATAGTTCCAAGTTGAACTTTCTAACTTCATATTGAAAGATTTCCAAACGAAAGcctaacaaaaaattataaaaattacattctgttgataagaaattgaatgctctagaattttttttcattttttcgttagTCTAGATATTCTataagaaattgaataaaaaattaaaaccccttGAAATTGGAGGAAATCTTTATGGTGAAGACTTTTTCATCCTCTTTTGACAAacccattttctaaaaaaaaagaatgccaagttttcactttttaagaACACGAAtctgaaaatattcacaaatttttgtaggtacataaatcgGCTCATCAGTGTCTCTTCAGCCTCctacttggggggggggggggtcaaaaaattgtgaaaatgtgGTGACCTGCTGATCACTacactaattcgaggtcgctgagttcaAGTCACTAGACAAATACTTTTACTTATTGAACCCTTCGGGCCTCTTTGTGTCTCTTCAGCCACCCATTTGTCCCAAAATTGGGAGACCCGAGAGGTACTGAGGGCCAAGGGGTTGTATCCATAAAATATGCGATGATTCGAAATCAGTATCTTCGAAGATCTTAAATGACGTCTAACAagtcattttcatttaaactccatttgatgaaattttgtagaagtttcaagttttaaaaatttactggaggtttcaaaacgacttgaaatccacatgCAGTCGACATCATGGCGTATTGGAAtaagtttgcagagtgaatgtacgggagcctccaga encodes:
- the Rsph3 gene encoding probable serine/threonine-protein kinase DDB_G0282963 isoform X2; the encoded protein is MCTSLLINTDHTRKSFTILADDDDSMNDRFDSQDTSNHLPFISNKIKSVYHQNCVIPNEDFSILYNSIASKLQPPSQHITLLNPNKNLYSPSKEFFNKVSSKLRDLRPKVTPREEEPPKDIFKMERPMFITTVKSGTFLEPPPEVAALLGLRKNSFNGNNTNSSNSSTGKAQNNDRMYSFASKPRILKSNLHTNFASRSLFRVENRREKRETLNEPLPKITNDTSEGGGPSYGNTMFDRRVARGSNFAAQRPNVISTEHVLSRQAEARRRAAVRQRAQIRARKLRLGTPPPIDGRRHGQIQTDKYLEEQKRAAANPSNNDENGVITKAQLHMLIQQAIDELKNSEQTESNDKNYDDIDSNSLLEKIFHEIKNIVTDVKFLSGIIKTQLENWPETSDQTTAESEQAENDQADDENDNVSESGTIDLRRETLSAADEQENQTADEVLQQMDAEIDAYKTDDDDFEDESKDLNEPNNDENEASDRRNDLDTDSIRDTDNIAESDTTRANEGSDDRPGSANEEGNSTTQPADDADEPTVTATEVIMEQGDTNDADKNEPDEQNESVRVRRSIEENQATDSETAQTNQEVPNDSQSADTNDEQTDTKRDQPSVIISEHNDEDSNPTNNDESAEPPKSTAEEPTEPTNRDSAESTNTNGTPLDNASADSNQNNDDQSPETNNETVQSSEDASSAASGTTTIATLNSSVLDPPVNDSNPEHDIAVTELNSDGTESATASANDQPTVTIPTLNASVLDPPVNDSNPADDSSTSDRNADAETSSENIPPTTSESNQDTLVIPTMNMSVLDPPVNDSNDQASEQEPTTENSANDDNQNENNGATNSPDENQNAGNNPDDGANNNNQISDSNEGQTNQNDQVSTQPSSDPDTTNNQSSETPIEKDPASTNEDDKDVVAVLPPSAESPSENQVDSSRNLDDQPADSSIPASTEPDTTSDNTASQDDPNQNTTDKDNISEQSSSATTKADTESVENNELQSNTTTSADSTTSTERQQNQSDDDGSSQDSEKPLNTGNNTSANDNPDQSNDGASAGEADEPKQDSENESVNSAADSLNVSETATADATSLDRDSSKSPDNDSSNQIDNDVRNNNEPETQGNDKLIETNNNDSTIQSKNPTTIVQNGSIITNR
- the Rsph3 gene encoding serine-aspartate repeat-containing protein F isoform X1; amino-acid sequence: MCTSLLINTDHTRKSFTILADDDDSMNDRFDSQDTSNHLPFISNKIKSVYHQNCVIPNEDFSILYNSIASKLQPPSQHITLLNPNKNLYSPSKEFFNKVSSKLRDLRPKVTPREEEPPKDIFKMERPMFITTVKSGTFLEPPPEVAALLGLRKNSFNGNNTNSSNSSTGKAQNNDRMYSFASKPRILKSNLHTNFASRSLFRVENRREKRETLNEPLPKITNDTSEGGGPSYGNTMFDRRVARGSNFAAQRPNVISTEHVLSRQAEARRRAAVRQRAQIRARKLRLGTPPPIDGRRHGQIQTDKYLEELTERPPDKSIACQADLPVEHHSPVYSLDSNSNTTTGVEAETQIYPGDLPDIDDELPSVVSSIVNKILQEAILEINDEIEVLRLRTLASEQKRAAANPSNNDENGVITKAQLHMLIQQAIDELKNSEQTESNDKNYDDIDSNSLLEKIFHEIKNIVTDVKFLSGIIKTQLENWPETSDQTTAESEQAENDQADDENDNVSESGTIDLRRETLSAADEQENQTADEVLQQMDAEIDAYKTDDDDFEDESKDLNEPNNDENEASDRRNDLDTDSIRDTDNIAESDTTRANEGSDDRPGSANEEGNSTTQPADDADEPTVTATEVIMEQGDTNDADKNEPDEQNESVRVRRSIEENQATDSETAQTNQEVPNDSQSADTNDEQTDTKRDQPSVIISEHNDEDSNPTNNDESAEPPKSTAEEPTEPTNRDSAESTNTNGTPLDNASADSNQNNDDQSPETNNETVQSSEDASSAASGTTTIATLNSSVLDPPVNDSNPEHDIAVTELNSDGTESATASANDQPTVTIPTLNASVLDPPVNDSNPADDSSTSDRNADAETSSENIPPTTSESNQDTLVIPTMNMSVLDPPVNDSNDQASEQEPTTENSANDDNQNENNGATNSPDENQNAGNNPDDGANNNNQISDSNEGQTNQNDQVSTQPSSDPDTTNNQSSETPIEKDPASTNEDDKDVVAVLPPSAESPSENQVDSSRNLDDQPADSSIPASTEPDTTSDNTASQDDPNQNTTDKDNISEQSSSATTKADTESVENNELQSNTTTSADSTTSTERQQNQSDDDGSSQDSEKPLNTGNNTSANDNPDQSNDGASAGEADEPKQDSENESVNSAADSLNVSETATADATSLDRDSSKSPDNDSSNQIDNDVRNNNEPETQGNDKLIETNNNDSTIQSKNPTTIVQNGSIITNR
- the Rsph3 gene encoding serine-aspartate repeat-containing protein F isoform X3, with translation MCINNMTPYFTTFNKTAYVFRSTPKILYSNPNRFKQVTDENDTSEGGGPSYGNTMFDRRVARGSNFAAQRPNVISTEHVLSRQAEARRRAAVRQRAQIRARKLRLGTPPPIDGRRHGQIQTDKYLEELTERPPDKSIACQADLPVEHHSPVYSLDSNSNTTTGVEAETQIYPGDLPDIDDELPSVVSSIVNKILQEAILEINDEIEVLRLRTLASEQKRAAANPSNNDENGVITKAQLHMLIQQAIDELKNSEQTESNDKNYDDIDSNSLLEKIFHEIKNIVTDVKFLSGIIKTQLENWPETSDQTTAESEQAENDQADDENDNVSESGTIDLRRETLSAADEQENQTADEVLQQMDAEIDAYKTDDDDFEDESKDLNEPNNDENEASDRRNDLDTDSIRDTDNIAESDTTRANEGSDDRPGSANEEGNSTTQPADDADEPTVTATEVIMEQGDTNDADKNEPDEQNESVRVRRSIEENQATDSETAQTNQEVPNDSQSADTNDEQTDTKRDQPSVIISEHNDEDSNPTNNDESAEPPKSTAEEPTEPTNRDSAESTNTNGTPLDNASADSNQNNDDQSPETNNETVQSSEDASSAASGTTTIATLNSSVLDPPVNDSNPEHDIAVTELNSDGTESATASANDQPTVTIPTLNASVLDPPVNDSNPADDSSTSDRNADAETSSENIPPTTSESNQDTLVIPTMNMSVLDPPVNDSNDQASEQEPTTENSANDDNQNENNGATNSPDENQNAGNNPDDGANNNNQISDSNEGQTNQNDQVSTQPSSDPDTTNNQSSETPIEKDPASTNEDDKDVVAVLPPSAESPSENQVDSSRNLDDQPADSSIPASTEPDTTSDNTASQDDPNQNTTDKDNISEQSSSATTKADTESVENNELQSNTTTSADSTTSTERQQNQSDDDGSSQDSEKPLNTGNNTSANDNPDQSNDGASAGEADEPKQDSENESVNSAADSLNVSETATADATSLDRDSSKSPDNDSSNQIDNDVRNNNEPETQGNDKLIETNNNDSTIQSKNPTTIVQNGSIITNR